Proteins encoded in a region of the Mesotoga sp. BH458_6_3_2_1 genome:
- a CDS encoding 5'-nucleotidase C-terminal domain-containing protein, with protein sequence MRRLLSLIFIFFFSTLVLASSFQLTILHTSDIHGNVFPIDYATGELADVGLARVSSFVNLVKSMNSNTIVIDTGDLIQGTPFSYYFARIDDSTANPVIRAMNIIGFTASTIGSHEFSYGPKLLEEAVYCAEFPFLCANIVFEGSEDPVFPPYEILTLESDDEKLRIAILGLTSTIIKKWGDPEHIAGLSFLDPVCVAEKYLPLLREEADVIILAYHGGFERDLSTGEPTEDFSGGNVGYEILERVDGIDVMLTGHQHRTISEIVDGVVVSQPSSRGSFVGRVELGFEKRDGRWQIVDKSVNLVSMAAYDADKALLEILGDFENRVQSWLDQRAGFSIGDFYIGNHLEARLRDNALIEFINRVQMEATGVSISCASILTEEITGWKTGPITIRDIISVYPHSNTLKVLQVTGADIKAALEKSAEYFTCIDNEIALKQSGLTPKPIHYEYDMWEGIEYIIAADRPVGERVLSIRRNGKPLEMNETYKIVLNSYRAGGGGGYPMFEGRPVQKEIMLDISEIMTDYVLHRYVINATVDNNWSVGTGFIHTIGWNETLRSIAEMYGISTSEIMEYNLDLTRVRSIPTGTELIIYRPAIP encoded by the coding sequence ATGCGGAGACTGCTTTCTCTAATCTTCATTTTCTTTTTTTCAACTCTAGTACTTGCTTCTAGTTTTCAACTCACGATTCTCCACACGAGTGACATTCACGGAAATGTCTTCCCAATAGATTATGCGACCGGGGAGCTCGCCGATGTCGGTCTGGCAAGAGTATCGAGTTTCGTCAATCTTGTGAAATCGATGAATTCAAATACCATCGTCATAGATACAGGCGATCTAATTCAGGGAACCCCTTTTTCATACTACTTTGCAAGAATAGATGACTCCACTGCCAATCCGGTAATAAGGGCCATGAACATTATAGGATTTACCGCTTCCACTATAGGGAGTCACGAATTCAGCTACGGGCCAAAGCTTCTGGAGGAGGCTGTCTATTGCGCAGAGTTCCCCTTTCTCTGTGCAAACATAGTCTTTGAAGGCAGTGAAGATCCTGTCTTTCCCCCCTATGAGATACTCACCCTCGAAAGTGACGATGAGAAGTTAAGGATCGCGATTCTCGGTCTTACTTCGACTATCATAAAGAAATGGGGAGATCCCGAACATATAGCGGGCCTTTCCTTTCTCGATCCCGTGTGTGTCGCTGAGAAATATCTTCCTTTGCTGAGAGAAGAGGCAGATGTAATAATACTCGCTTACCACGGAGGCTTTGAAAGAGATCTGTCAACTGGGGAGCCCACTGAAGACTTTTCTGGAGGGAATGTCGGTTACGAGATACTAGAAAGAGTTGATGGAATTGATGTGATGTTAACCGGTCATCAGCACAGGACAATTTCGGAGATAGTAGATGGAGTTGTGGTCTCTCAGCCTTCGAGTCGGGGAAGCTTCGTCGGCAGAGTTGAGCTGGGATTTGAGAAGAGAGACGGTCGCTGGCAGATCGTCGACAAGTCCGTAAATCTCGTGTCGATGGCGGCGTATGATGCTGACAAAGCTTTGCTGGAGATATTAGGTGATTTCGAGAACCGCGTTCAGAGCTGGCTCGATCAGCGTGCCGGTTTCTCCATAGGAGACTTTTATATAGGAAACCACCTTGAAGCTAGATTGAGAGACAATGCTCTTATTGAGTTTATCAACAGGGTGCAGATGGAAGCGACAGGAGTAAGTATTTCATGTGCCTCGATCCTAACGGAGGAAATTACCGGATGGAAGACAGGCCCCATCACCATTCGTGATATTATTTCTGTCTATCCCCATTCAAATACCCTAAAAGTCCTTCAAGTGACCGGCGCAGATATCAAGGCCGCCCTCGAGAAAAGCGCCGAATACTTCACTTGCATTGACAACGAAATCGCTCTCAAGCAGAGTGGGCTGACTCCAAAACCGATCCACTATGAATATGACATGTGGGAGGGAATCGAGTACATCATCGCCGCGGATAGACCTGTCGGAGAAAGAGTTCTCAGCATAAGGCGAAATGGAAAGCCTCTCGAGATGAACGAGACTTATAAGATCGTCTTGAACAGCTATCGAGCAGGGGGCGGAGGCGGATATCCCATGTTTGAAGGCAGGCCCGTTCAAAAGGAGATAATGCTCGACATCTCGGAAATCATGACGGATTACGTGCTGCACAGGTATGTAATTAACGCTACCGTAGACAACAACTGGTCAGTGGGAACGGGATTCATTCATACGATAGGGTGGAACGAGACATTGAGATCTATTGCCGAAATGTATGGAATTAGCACCTCTGAAATTATGGAATACAACCTAGACCTCACAAGAGTTCGAAGTATCCCGACTGGCACAGAGCTGATAATCTACAGACCTGCGATTCCGTGA
- a CDS encoding proline iminopeptidase-family hydrolase, with protein sequence MEGFVRVPGGRLWYEVKGGDSKGIPLLTIHGGPGVPHNYLETLAMLENERPVVFYDQLGCGKSDRPSDKSLWRIERFVEEIELLRNELGYSEIHLLGQSWGTILACEYALKYPETLKSMVLSGPAMSISRFEGDARRLMKTLSVRSIEAISRAEISGDFTQIDYQEAVSEFYGKFVCRMEPWPECMNEAVAGMGEDVYNYMYGPSEFTVTGILKGYDCSSNLGEINSPVLLTCGEYDEATPETTAFYREKFPNAIMKVFEESSHEHHLEKPFEYIEEVRQFLSRTD encoded by the coding sequence ATGGAAGGATTTGTCAGGGTTCCGGGAGGGAGACTGTGGTATGAAGTTAAGGGTGGAGATAGTAAAGGTATCCCACTGCTGACGATTCATGGCGGTCCCGGTGTTCCTCACAACTATTTGGAGACACTCGCAATGCTTGAGAACGAAAGACCAGTGGTATTCTACGACCAGTTAGGTTGCGGGAAGTCAGACAGACCTTCAGACAAATCTCTGTGGAGAATTGAGCGCTTTGTCGAGGAGATAGAGCTCTTGAGAAATGAGTTGGGCTACTCGGAAATTCATTTGCTGGGGCAGTCCTGGGGGACAATTCTTGCCTGTGAATACGCTCTGAAGTATCCGGAGACTCTCAAAAGCATGGTTCTCTCAGGGCCGGCAATGAGTATTTCAAGATTCGAAGGCGATGCCAGAAGGCTAATGAAGACGCTTTCAGTTAGATCGATAGAGGCAATTAGTAGAGCAGAAATTAGCGGAGACTTCACTCAAATAGATTATCAGGAAGCAGTTTCGGAGTTCTACGGCAAGTTCGTTTGCAGAATGGAACCCTGGCCAGAGTGCATGAATGAGGCCGTCGCAGGCATGGGGGAAGACGTCTACAACTACATGTACGGACCGAGCGAATTCACGGTAACTGGTATCCTGAAGGGTTACGACTGCAGTTCAAATCTCGGCGAAATAAACTCCCCCGTTCTACTGACCTGCGGGGAGTACGACGAGGCAACGCCAGAGACAACTGCCTTCTACAGAGAGAAGTTTCCGAACGCCATTATGAAGGTATTTGAAGAGTCTTCACATGAGCATCATCTCGAAAAGCCGTTCGAATATATCGAAGAAGTTAGGCAGTTTCTCTCCCGCACTGACTAG
- a CDS encoding sugar ABC transporter substrate-binding protein, which translates to MRHVRRSVMLLLLLTVILGGEALLAGLTYGYVTPGPDTWYRKDVEGFEYAASLVGVEVVVLNSDYDTEKEITNINTLVNMGVDGMCVFSFNPNGAFIAAREAAKAGIPLVVTDNVGQVLQSDDDIVACIDFDWEGMGVNIANYIADKYPGENVACIMGLFEHVPVQMFRNTFEPKVKELGKNEIVAIRDGQYTPTVAVDQAQDLIESGYEFSNLFIFNEEMAAAVVRMLKTRGLLNNPIRVITTNGAPYGIELIKEGSIDYSISTSPGWEGFVSFLALHAYTQELITDVNQQILLPNTPITPETIDDKTKVVPWDVDPVWIDLTREYFPQYNSLY; encoded by the coding sequence ATGAGACATGTCAGGCGTTCGGTAATGCTTCTTCTTCTACTTACAGTAATTCTTGGAGGAGAAGCGCTTCTTGCAGGGCTAACCTATGGTTATGTAACTCCGGGACCCGATACGTGGTACAGAAAGGATGTTGAAGGATTCGAGTATGCGGCAAGTCTCGTTGGCGTGGAAGTTGTCGTACTTAACTCCGACTATGATACAGAGAAAGAGATCACAAATATCAACACTCTGGTAAATATGGGTGTTGACGGAATGTGTGTCTTCTCTTTCAACCCTAATGGTGCTTTCATCGCCGCAAGAGAAGCTGCGAAGGCAGGAATACCTCTAGTGGTTACAGATAACGTTGGTCAGGTCCTCCAGTCAGATGACGATATCGTTGCATGCATCGACTTTGACTGGGAGGGAATGGGAGTAAACATTGCCAACTACATCGCAGATAAGTATCCCGGCGAAAATGTCGCATGCATCATGGGACTTTTCGAACACGTTCCCGTTCAGATGTTCAGAAACACTTTCGAACCGAAGGTTAAAGAACTGGGAAAGAACGAGATCGTTGCTATCAGAGATGGTCAGTACACTCCGACAGTCGCTGTCGATCAGGCTCAGGATTTGATCGAGTCCGGTTACGAATTCTCCAACCTCTTCATCTTCAATGAAGAAATGGCGGCGGCAGTAGTCAGAATGCTTAAGACAAGAGGTCTGTTAAACAACCCGATCAGGGTAATCACGACAAATGGTGCGCCTTACGGAATTGAGCTTATCAAAGAAGGAAGCATCGATTACTCAATCTCGACTTCACCTGGTTGGGAAGGATTCGTATCATTCCTTGCGCTCCATGCTTACACTCAGGAACTAATAACCGATGTGAATCAGCAGATCCTCCTGCCAAACACTCCGATCACTCCCGAAACGATAGACGACAAGACGAAGGTAGTTCCCTGGGATGTCGATCCAGTCTGGATAGATCTGACAAGAGAGTACTTCCCTCAATACAATTCGCTTTACTGA
- a CDS encoding sugar ABC transporter ATP-binding protein: MQRNPIVEMDKATKIYGNHRALDDVSFELLPGEVHCLVGENGAGKSTLIKILSGAISPEAGLIKIDGKEIEGLTPRQSIEMGISTIYQDAELVDSLTVSDNVYLGDELAGRLPFVVDSKRQMEKVNEIIETLKMHLPTGVLVEELSASQKQMLQIVKALYRDAKVLIMDEPTSSLGMDETKALMDIVRNLRNRGIGIVYISHYLEEIFEIGDRVTVLKDGRSMGTFSIENITVEEIIRKMVGRDASLFYRRRKVDIGDFALEVNSITSWGVVDNVTFSVRKGEIFGIGGLVGSGRSELVNILFGADRADEGEIVLNGKKLKVKSPQDAVKHGIALITEDRKKLAMLGGRDIVENTALVHSENFKGFLLDRKEEDKLTDDIVNKLSVAAQDKSQKIEELSGGNQQKVIIGRWLIDDSEVYIFDEPTKGVDIGAREQIYELIIELAERGKCIIMVSSDMPELLSMSDRIGVMRNGRLVDIVQNKDIEEEDMIKRFIGV, from the coding sequence ATGCAGAGAAATCCGATAGTCGAAATGGATAAGGCAACAAAGATTTACGGAAATCACAGGGCACTCGATGACGTATCCTTTGAGCTTCTTCCTGGAGAGGTGCATTGCCTGGTTGGAGAGAACGGGGCCGGAAAGTCTACTTTAATCAAAATTCTTTCCGGAGCGATTTCACCCGAGGCCGGACTGATCAAAATCGATGGGAAAGAAATCGAAGGCCTAACTCCCCGTCAGTCGATCGAAATGGGTATCTCCACAATATATCAGGATGCCGAACTGGTAGACTCTCTTACCGTTTCCGATAATGTCTATCTCGGCGATGAGTTAGCGGGGAGACTTCCCTTTGTTGTTGACAGCAAGAGACAGATGGAGAAAGTAAATGAAATTATCGAGACTCTGAAGATGCACCTTCCGACCGGTGTTCTTGTAGAAGAGCTCTCGGCCTCTCAGAAGCAGATGCTTCAAATTGTCAAAGCTCTTTATAGAGACGCGAAGGTTTTAATAATGGATGAACCAACGAGCTCACTGGGAATGGACGAAACGAAGGCTCTCATGGATATCGTGAGAAATTTGCGAAATCGCGGTATCGGCATCGTATATATATCCCATTATCTTGAGGAGATATTCGAAATAGGAGACAGAGTAACGGTTCTTAAGGATGGGAGGAGTATGGGTACTTTCTCGATTGAAAACATAACCGTTGAAGAGATCATCAGGAAAATGGTGGGAAGAGATGCCTCCCTGTTTTACAGGAGAAGGAAAGTTGATATTGGCGATTTTGCTCTTGAAGTGAATAGCATTACCAGCTGGGGAGTAGTCGACAATGTCACTTTTTCAGTAAGGAAGGGAGAGATTTTCGGAATTGGGGGACTGGTCGGATCGGGGAGAAGTGAACTGGTAAATATTCTCTTCGGTGCGGACAGGGCCGATGAAGGAGAGATAGTCCTAAACGGCAAAAAGCTGAAGGTAAAGTCCCCGCAGGATGCTGTTAAGCACGGAATCGCTTTGATTACTGAGGATAGAAAGAAACTGGCTATGCTTGGGGGCAGAGATATCGTTGAAAATACGGCTCTTGTGCACAGCGAGAATTTCAAGGGCTTTCTTCTCGATCGCAAGGAAGAAGATAAACTTACTGATGACATTGTGAACAAGCTCTCTGTAGCAGCACAGGACAAGTCGCAAAAGATCGAGGAGCTTTCCGGAGGAAATCAGCAGAAGGTTATTATAGGTCGTTGGCTGATTGATGACTCGGAAGTCTATATATTCGACGAACCTACAAAAGGCGTAGACATCGGAGCAAGAGAGCAGATCTATGAGTTAATCATTGAGCTCGCCGAACGAGGCAAATGCATAATCATGGTCTCATCCGATATGCCAGAATTGCTTTCGATGAGCGACAGGATTGGGGTCATGAGGAACGGAAGATTGGTCGATATTGTACAAAACAAGGACATAGAAGAAGAAGATATGATAAAACGTTTCATAGGTGTCTAG
- a CDS encoding ABC transporter permease has protein sequence MSKDDTMVQKRRILSRKRSSILKSQWFYLLIAEVTIAIITGLVNPRFFTTSNVMNILEQIAVLGIVSSGMTLLIISGEIDISVGANIGLSSVVMAMMIKAGYGYLLAVLVGIALAIFNSLLVGITARAFKAPSFITSLAFISVFQGVALAITKGSFQTIYGQFEFVGTFRLWQIVPLSFLISIAAYIVMHFMLSYTKLGRRTYAVGSNPSAAFLSGISVNKAKLTAFALNGLFIGVASMVLLSRIGAAQPSTGSGTELKAIGAVVIGGTPLAGGKGRIIGTFFGVLLMGIISNSLNMLRVNPYFQTVTFGVLIIASLAVSVLSSYKKKEKIKPQSVREENS, from the coding sequence ATGAGTAAGGATGACACGATGGTGCAGAAAAGAAGAATTCTTTCGAGAAAGAGAAGCTCGATTCTCAAGAGCCAGTGGTTCTATCTGCTCATTGCAGAAGTGACAATAGCCATAATTACGGGGCTGGTCAACCCAAGATTTTTCACAACAAGCAATGTGATGAACATTCTTGAACAGATAGCCGTTCTCGGTATCGTTTCTTCGGGGATGACTTTGCTGATAATATCCGGCGAGATAGACATCTCAGTCGGAGCGAATATCGGTCTTTCTTCTGTTGTTATGGCAATGATGATAAAAGCGGGGTACGGCTACCTTCTCGCAGTCCTTGTTGGAATAGCTCTAGCCATATTCAACAGCCTATTAGTTGGAATAACTGCGAGAGCATTCAAGGCCCCCTCATTCATTACTTCATTAGCCTTCATCAGTGTCTTTCAAGGAGTTGCTCTTGCAATAACCAAGGGATCTTTTCAAACAATATACGGTCAATTTGAGTTTGTCGGTACTTTCAGACTCTGGCAAATTGTTCCGTTGAGCTTTCTGATTAGTATCGCAGCATACATTGTGATGCACTTCATGCTGTCGTATACGAAGCTTGGAAGACGAACTTATGCAGTCGGAAGCAATCCATCGGCCGCCTTCCTTTCCGGTATTTCCGTCAACAAAGCAAAGCTTACTGCCTTCGCACTTAACGGTTTGTTTATCGGTGTTGCCTCAATGGTATTGCTCTCGAGAATTGGAGCCGCCCAACCTTCAACGGGCAGTGGGACAGAACTAAAGGCGATTGGAGCCGTCGTTATTGGAGGCACTCCACTTGCGGGAGGAAAAGGCCGGATAATCGGGACCTTCTTTGGCGTTCTGCTGATGGGAATAATATCTAATTCACTCAATATGCTCAGGGTGAATCCTTACTTCCAGACGGTGACTTTCGGTGTGCTGATAATAGCTTCCCTTGCAGTGAGTGTTCTGAGTTCCTACAAAAAGAAGGAGAAGATTAAGCCACAATCCGTAAGGGAGGAGAACTCATGA
- a CDS encoding sugar phosphate isomerase/epimerase — MKPQNYVLINQEIEKKFVQEKKRRPERFERRLSLSWSIWMFGTEPIEDSLERLQRNGLEYVEIKGDTSIPKERMKRALETYGIRVSGACGMFSPERDLSSTSVDSQENAIDYVRRVSRYVADLDGVYMIIVPGAVGRPEAVDNLEIERSAEALKRCVCFFENTGVKPAIEPIRSAEVSLVHTIDEALKYLEKVDEPSINSINGDIYHMLNGERNVGEAILKCGERLVNLHIADSNRDAPGKGQIDIDTAIMAAYLTGMNKEGRFITFEPLGPYPDPYVLSTGPCNVEVMDRLVKDSVEYFREREEIVRSL; from the coding sequence ATGAAACCACAGAACTATGTCTTGATCAATCAGGAGATTGAGAAGAAGTTCGTCCAGGAAAAGAAAAGGAGACCCGAGCGATTTGAACGCAGGCTTTCCCTTTCGTGGAGTATCTGGATGTTTGGCACCGAGCCTATCGAAGATTCTCTCGAAAGACTGCAAAGAAACGGCCTTGAGTATGTCGAGATAAAGGGCGACACGTCGATACCGAAGGAAAGGATGAAACGAGCCCTTGAGACCTACGGTATAAGAGTTTCCGGAGCCTGCGGCATGTTTTCGCCTGAAAGGGATCTCTCGAGCACTTCAGTAGACTCGCAAGAGAACGCTATCGATTACGTTCGTCGAGTTTCTCGATACGTGGCCGATCTCGATGGAGTGTACATGATTATCGTTCCTGGGGCGGTGGGAAGGCCCGAAGCAGTTGACAACCTCGAGATCGAAAGAAGTGCCGAAGCTTTGAAGCGATGCGTTTGCTTTTTCGAGAATACTGGAGTTAAGCCTGCAATAGAACCGATAAGGTCGGCCGAAGTAAGTCTGGTCCACACGATCGACGAAGCTCTGAAGTATTTGGAGAAGGTCGATGAACCGTCTATAAACTCTATAAATGGCGACATATACCACATGCTGAACGGAGAAAGAAATGTCGGCGAGGCTATTCTGAAGTGCGGTGAGAGACTTGTGAATCTTCATATTGCCGACAGCAACAGAGATGCGCCCGGAAAAGGCCAGATAGATATTGATACTGCGATTATGGCAGCCTACCTCACCGGTATGAATAAAGAAGGAAGATTCATCACATTTGAACCCCTTGGTCCTTATCCCGACCCATACGTTCTCTCAACGGGTCCGTGTAATGTCGAAGTAATGGATCGGCTGGTCAAAGATTCAGTTGAATACTTCAGAGAGCGTGAAGAAATAGTCCGCTCACTGTAA
- a CDS encoding sugar phosphate isomerase/epimerase: MKIGFHTDAFNSAVFSFEKALNWAKENDVHYIEPGIIDGVSWIHGLGYFPHISLSEDPLRTKIKMEEYGVRFSQIDSAYPLSGNEGFYNGVPYVLKSIPWAKLAECPNIATTDGLKKPSGFGEDEALELMKRAYSIIVETAELYEININIEVHGYFTTNPDLLEKMLDFVQSDRLGLNLDTGNSFIAGQDPVAFCRRFIDKIKHVHIKDVSEDLAAAMRGKDTGIGISHSAIGDGVNSDNIKTIIAMLRDHGYTGTLSMECEGMGGPLIERSLKWLRTTLEELGIEEEK; the protein is encoded by the coding sequence ATGAAGATTGGTTTTCACACAGATGCTTTCAATTCGGCGGTGTTTAGTTTCGAAAAGGCGCTAAATTGGGCCAAAGAAAATGATGTGCATTATATCGAACCGGGCATAATCGACGGTGTTTCATGGATTCACGGTCTCGGATACTTTCCCCACATCTCGCTATCCGAGGACCCACTTAGAACGAAGATCAAGATGGAAGAGTACGGAGTCCGTTTTTCTCAGATAGATTCGGCCTATCCCCTCTCCGGCAATGAAGGCTTCTACAACGGCGTTCCCTACGTTCTTAAATCGATCCCGTGGGCGAAACTTGCCGAGTGCCCAAACATCGCAACAACAGACGGTCTTAAAAAGCCTTCTGGATTCGGTGAGGACGAGGCACTTGAATTGATGAAGAGAGCCTACAGCATAATTGTAGAAACGGCGGAACTATATGAGATAAACATAAACATCGAAGTCCATGGCTATTTCACCACTAATCCCGATCTTCTGGAAAAGATGCTCGACTTCGTTCAGAGTGACAGACTCGGCCTCAATCTCGATACTGGAAACAGCTTCATAGCTGGCCAGGATCCAGTGGCCTTCTGCAGGCGCTTCATCGACAAAATAAAGCACGTTCATATCAAAGATGTCTCTGAAGATCTGGCAGCCGCCATGAGGGGAAAGGACACCGGAATCGGTATTAGTCATTCTGCAATTGGAGATGGTGTCAATTCAGACAATATAAAGACAATCATCGCTATGCTAAGGGACCACGGTTACACCGGAACTCTCAGCATGGAGTGCGAAGGTATGGGCGGACCACTAATCGAAAGATCGCTCAAATGGTTGAGAACGACCCTTGAAGAGCTTGGAATAGAAGAAGAGAAGTGA
- a CDS encoding cytochrome c biogenesis CcdA family protein, producing the protein MNELTSVATGTLGLSPMISPIVTTSVTYGSAFLGGLLSFFSPCILPLIPVFFGVLMGGASDSKARFIRGAFFTLGMSIFFFILGIGATGLGTFIRQNVVLMNIISGSLFILFAFLYLFEIGIKGVNLNVWKLGGSAVSGFVLGAVLGLVWVPCAGPILGSILVLAANQSAIAEGGLMLLVYSLGLSIPFLTLSGLVAKLTSKISFGGESKWRKVVKVAVFVVLLAAGLLTMTGNLNLLQFATGG; encoded by the coding sequence ATGAATGAATTGACTTCTGTGGCAACGGGAACTCTAGGTTTATCACCAATGATCAGTCCAATCGTAACGACCAGCGTCACTTATGGCAGCGCGTTTCTAGGGGGACTGCTTTCCTTCTTTTCTCCTTGTATACTTCCATTGATTCCGGTCTTCTTCGGAGTTCTGATGGGTGGCGCGAGCGATTCGAAGGCTCGTTTTATAAGGGGAGCGTTTTTCACACTGGGAATGTCGATTTTTTTCTTCATACTTGGAATAGGAGCAACGGGGCTTGGGACGTTCATCAGACAGAACGTAGTCCTGATGAACATCATCTCTGGAAGTCTCTTCATTCTCTTCGCATTCCTCTATCTCTTTGAAATTGGAATCAAGGGAGTAAATCTGAACGTCTGGAAGTTAGGTGGTTCGGCGGTGAGCGGCTTTGTACTCGGGGCAGTACTCGGGCTCGTGTGGGTACCCTGTGCCGGTCCTATACTCGGATCGATTCTCGTTCTGGCAGCCAATCAATCTGCAATTGCCGAGGGTGGTCTTATGTTGTTGGTGTATTCACTCGGCCTGAGCATACCTTTCCTAACGCTCAGTGGTCTTGTGGCAAAACTTACTTCGAAGATCTCGTTTGGCGGAGAAAGCAAATGGAGGAAAGTTGTAAAGGTGGCGGTCTTCGTTGTTCTACTTGCTGCGGGACTTCTAACTATGACAGGAAATCTAAACTTACTACAGTTCGCAACGGGAGGTTGA
- a CDS encoding thioredoxin fold domain-containing protein, whose protein sequence is MKKIIFVLMLVLPAMVFSYAGMLDDFDTAIRLSQIEDKEAIVMFSDTSCVYCVKFVKETLSDETVQDLLRAGFVFSQIYKSNPGTASYMVGEELKEMTYNDLYAYFQIRGTPTLWFFTTEGALLTNLPGFVPANDFVPILRFIGEKAYESTTFDVFRGKTSDYMGKAKIVRVNEEEYNYVLENDPIALEYEGQEVDIYTVWLTRDESTAEELLEKGVFRVILLN, encoded by the coding sequence ATGAAAAAGATAATCTTTGTGCTAATGCTAGTGTTGCCCGCTATGGTTTTCTCTTATGCCGGAATGCTGGACGATTTCGATACCGCTATAAGACTCTCTCAGATCGAAGACAAAGAGGCCATAGTCATGTTCTCTGACACGAGCTGTGTCTACTGCGTCAAGTTCGTGAAGGAGACGCTTTCAGACGAAACTGTTCAAGATTTGCTGAGAGCGGGCTTTGTTTTTTCTCAAATTTACAAAAGCAATCCCGGAACGGCTTCTTACATGGTTGGAGAGGAATTGAAGGAAATGACATATAATGACCTTTACGCCTACTTCCAGATTCGGGGAACGCCGACATTATGGTTCTTCACTACCGAAGGCGCTCTCCTGACCAATTTGCCGGGCTTTGTTCCCGCAAATGATTTCGTTCCAATACTCCGCTTCATCGGAGAGAAGGCCTACGAGTCGACAACTTTCGACGTTTTCCGCGGCAAGACTTCAGATTACATGGGTAAGGCAAAGATAGTGCGGGTTAATGAAGAAGAGTATAACTACGTCCTTGAGAACGATCCCATCGCCCTCGAATATGAAGGTCAGGAAGTTGACATATATACTGTTTGGTTGACAAGAGACGAGTCAACGGCCGAGGAACTTCTGGAAAAGGGAGTTTTCAGAGTTATTCTACTGAACTGA